The genome window TAGCGGCTGTAGTGACGGAGACGGAGTAAGCTACAGTGGCTAGGAACAAAACAGTCTTTATACTGAGCTCGATTATGTTAAACCAGGTTTAAATTAACCAGAGTTAAACAAAATTTAACTTCAGCCACAGTTAATTTGGGTTTAAGTTAATCTTTAAAGCTCAGACAAACAAATACCTTCTGATAaagacaaaacagtgaaatacaaacaattactgaaacatttaattaatCACTTCATTCAACTCTTAACCCTTGTCGTTAACCTATTGATGATGCCTATTGATCATTAATAGTATCAGGTCAGATCTTCCTGTTGGGCCCTGAAACTCGTCCACAGCTTTGACGACTTCCTGTGACGTCATAGTGAGGCCTTCAGCACACTGAGCACGCTCAGTGCAGACTCCACGCAGCCGTCAAAGTTGGAGTGACTGAAGGCGTCGCCACCGCAGACGAGCAGTGGCCGGTCGAGGATGGTCATCTGACCCGGACAGTCTGGCACGGAGGTCAGCACCTGCAGGACGGAGGGGAGGGGTTGTGAACCAAACGCTCCCTCACTCAGAGGAGTTCAGGGTCAGTGGGATTTCTCAGGACTGTACCCCCTATGATGACTCACCTGAGAGTACCTCCACTTCTGACACTTgatgctgattggctgaggcaGATCAGGAAGCAGTTTGTGGAGCTCCTGTAAGATGATTGGCTGGATGTCCTCCTTGTCTCGCTCCAGGTGCTCAAGGCCAAATGGGACGCTGGTGTGGACGACGAGGGACGGACCGAGACCGGGGGCATCTGAACGAACACAAACACGGACAAACACTGGATCATGGTCCTGTTGTTAGAGACAGATAGGTGAGCAGACTGACAGGTGAGCAGACTGACCTGTGTTGCGTTTGCGGGAGTCCACAGCGACGTAGCAGACGCAGGGGTTGTCGGTGACATATCGAGCCACCCAGGGGAAACTGAAAACGGTGTctggagggaagaagagagcGACGGCGAAACGAGACGAGTACACAACTCCGTCtaactgctgcctctgctggacagacagcactgacagacagacagacagacagacagagacagttcaGTACAACTGTGACAGCTCATTTACCAGGCAGGAGGTCTACGACTCTGCCCAgctgcattttgggaaatgtagcTTGACCTGTGCCCAAGACTAACCCTCTGTCAAGATACAGGACGTGGATTTACACAAACCTCTGTAGTTGCAGACACTCGTTAACAACCGGCTTTATAGTTACaagttacagtttttaaatgaatgaagaaaaaaaaagattgacgCTAgtgggtgctaatgttagccagctaacctagctaacgttagcaggttcccctgatataagctctgggtttacagggtgtttcttccttttcttgagtccacatcttcatgtttcagttgtcagtccttttctgtgctgctcaaaACTAGAGAAAATAGcttgtgtctgttttcactttAGCTGGGTGAAGATATCTCGCAAAAACCAGCTTTAGTCACCTCaactgagcagcacagaaaagaactgaaaactgaaaacaagaaacaccctgtaaaacccagagctaATGGTTCGTTCCACTTACATCAGCCATCAGAACTGAGAGAGACATCTCCTGAGTTGACGGTGTCCAgttgagaagtcagaaaaacatggacgcttgcagaaagtgtttgttgttgtttctctgtcagaaaatcagatcagatctgctcctgaagaacagctgagctgttaACGTTGGAGTttaacacaaactcttcagaaCGTTGTTAAAAAGACgttcacatttcaaacctggaacattaaaccatgaaggtgaactgattcagacgtatctcagactagctgttgttagcaacagttgctaacaacattctacaaacagcgtagcaacatgtccacagataaaacttgaacagttctctgtgtctgactgacttcatgtgaaactaatgagactgagctgctataaacaggaacattagcagagttcactgctgttgatgaggagcagccatcttggattctgatgttggggttggtggggctgctctgacttcaggaggggttcaggttcaaacttctgactgggAACTCAGAAATCCAGACTTCAGAGAAGAACTTGAACACAGCATGATATCAGGGGTACGTTTACCAACAGGTACTAGCGatagctaggttagctggctaatgttagctcctGCCACCGTCAAACTTTaacaactgtaactgtaacttatcatcagccatttcctcttctctttctcgtcacagtgaaagagaagaggatTTATTGACGGCAGTGAAACAACTCCACTAATTTTAAACCTCTCATCagcatcatctctctcttttctctgcagaccTTAGAAACAGCTTCTTCATGATTCAGattcctgacacacacacacacacacacacacacacacacacacacacagtgtatctaATAAtaacctgagtgtgtgtgtgtgtctcagcagagaggaaatgggCGCTGTCccctgtcagccaatcagacgaGCTGAAGATGACATCACCATAATCTAGAGAGATGCACACATGTGGAGGAGCCTTTGTCTGCAGCAGGCAGGAGCGCgcgcgtgcgcgcacacacacacacacacacacaaaatctagAAAGTTCTGCAGCTTTTAAGAAGTGTGTGTTAACcatcaaccaatcagagagcaggagagtgaTTTACCATCAGAGTGTGTAttgatcctgtgtgtgtgtgtgtgtgtgtgtgtgtgatctgacaGTTTCCAGGTCTAAactctctgcaggaggaggaagtagTCATCCCCTCGTCAAAGTAAAAGCTCTGACAAACACTCAgtcctgctctctgctggtCTGGGATCAGGTTTAGGATTCAGGGTCTGAATATCTTCATAAAATGATAAATTTCCggctttttaaataaagttttcaagGTAAAACCCCATTAATATGAGCAATAATCAATTAAATTGAATCAATAACAGTGGATTTAAAGTCACAGCAGCTGGACTTGAGCCCTCTGCCCCCGTGTGGTGAAACTACGTCACTACAGCCATGTATCACTGTGTACAGTTACCTGCCATCAAAAATACAAGaacttcagagctcagtttaacatggcagtctatgggactgtgggtcagcgctctctgtgtttggaggagatttattcacaaactgtgagtcatgtgacaatgggagtcacactgggtgagagaggacacatttctctacgtcttcatatagaaagtgtctgtgtaggttggaaactgtgggaattaaaagaggtttgaatcagatttttatggtaaaatgttcagaggaggcagttagagtgatgatgtcacacattcTAGAACAGAACATTCAgtgcaatacacacccattataaactctgacacggtaaaaaataaaaccataaaatttaaactgtgatttcattAAAACTATAACAGCTATCAACATGAagatttaactgaaaacaggctcaggtcatgtgacctgtttaaagtttcaaccaTGTTTCTATGTGAAAGTATGAGGAAATAATGTGGCTCCAAAGAGGAGTGGGTTTGATTTTTCACAACAGcttccattcattttcaatgGGAACTTTTTCGCGATCAGACcctggttaccatggttaccacaCAGGTAAGATCAGTGAGTCTCACATTGTCCCACGTCTCCCTGCAGCTGCAGGATCTGAGGGACCGGCATTGTCAGGACCACCGCATCGAACGTCTCGCTGCTTCCTGCCTTCCTCTGGACCTCCCATGATGCACCGCGGCGGTACAGGCCGGTCACGTGATGCTCAAAGAACAACTCAGCTCCTGACGCAGAAACAAGAATCAATTTTTAACCGACCGCTGAGTCCAGATCAGTTTATGACCAGGTGGACAGGTAGGTGTTTACCtgactcagacaggaagtgctTGACCACACTGCACATGCCCAGTGGCGTCATGTAGTTCTTGCTGTCGTCTTTCTGCCTCAGACCTTCGATCAGACCGTGGAAAGGCTGCAGGACGCCGGACGACAGCAGCTCAGAGtagaaactgaaacacacacacacacacacacacacacacacacacacacacacacacacacacacacagtgagaccttcacaataaaagcccaaCAAGGTTCAAGAGTAATGAATTCTTGGAAAgaattctgaatggagtttggtgtgtttgttacagccacagcacttcctgctccagaaggagaagaggatcatgggtaattaTTAGCATTTTGCAGTGCTGGAGGCAGGTGTGTCGTACCTGTGGTGTGACTGAGCATAGGCCGGCGTGGCAGTGATGTACTGAGCGCCGAGATCAGCCGAGTGAGACGAAGGGTTGGGAGGACGACTGGTGGACATTCTGCCTCCTGGGGGGGggcgacagagagagaggttcagTTCTCTGTTAACCAGTAATAAAGACTTACCTGGTGACACTTTGCCCAGAACCAAACTCCATTAtaaatttgactgtttttacaAGTTTAGAGAGTTTAAGAGTTAGAACTGGACGCCTCAGTCTTGACTGACACCGCAGCGGACCAATAGCAATCAGTGGACATTTTCCTGAATTTAAGTGGGTTTCATTGATCATTTCTGAGCCGGATTAAGCAGAACAGTCTGCTGATGAAGAACCAGTCTTCGGTTCTGTTCTGGTGTGACGCTGTGCTGCTCTGAGCTCCGGAACATTAAATTCTAAGATTTTTGAACGGAGTTCTGACTGTAGCAGACTCACCTGAGCCCCTCGCTTTGTCCCACACCACTATCTGGActttattctgcagctctctcctCAGCAGACATGCGCACAGGCTGCCTGTTAGACCGGCTCCGACGATCAAAACCCGGGACATTTTAGCACGGAACCGCAACAGCCGTGCTAACGCTACAAAACTGAACTTAACCCGGGTTTACCCGTTCCAGCCCAGCATGTCTTTGGGTCCAGAGCTGCAGAAGTTAAACCCGCCTCCTGTGTTATAAAACGGCTGAAAGTTGGTGGGCCAACAAAAACTATCCCGGGATTCTGAACGGTGTCAAGATAACCGGGATAAACACGGAATATCCGGCTGAGATTTTCAGAATAAACATCGTGTCTCTGTTAAATAAAAGAGGACgtgaaataaaacaagtttataataaaatgaatcagTTAAACTTTATATTTCACGAAGGTCATCGGTATTTTTAAActatattttctatttattattttgttttattcattttctctttttgtctccgCACTCGTCGTTTCCGGTCTCTGTTCCGTTTCTGTTTCCGGTCTCTGATGATTCGATCAGGGAGGAAATTCGATCAGAAGTGAATcgatcaacagaaaacaaagggtTAATACctctgaccaatcacagaggAGACTCTCCCTCTGACGTCACAGTCCCTCTTCCGCCCCGTtcagggaaaaagagaaacgGTCAGGTGACCAGCTCAGTCAGGGAGCAACGGGGCGCGCGGGCAGGTGAGTTTCCCGACGTTATTACCGAGTTGTTGACTGTTTATTACCTGTGACTGGTTCAACcggagctgctgctgaggtcaaaggtcaaagaaacattaacagaaaacaggttctaaacagactgaaaacagaagcaaacagcaacaacaggttTACAACAGGATGattctgactgaaaacacaccgAAAATAACTGTAACAACCAGGCAGTCAACAGGCTGAACAGCAGGTTTATAACAGGAGAAAGGCAGGAAACGTGATGTAAATGTTtaggtttgtgttttcagtttgatgaaACCAGAGATAAAGATGCAGCatcaaacatcatcatcatcagactcTTCATTAGTCACATGATCATCAGCTGCTTCAATCAGCCTCTTTCAGTTTTCACAGGAACAAATATTTTAGCTTTTTACCAGAAAATCAAgttttactgatgttttatAACGAACCATGAACACATcgctctgactctgtgtgtgtgtgtgtgtgtgtgtgtgtgtgtgtgtgtgtgtgttcagacagatgatgttgtgtgttgtggtgtgtgcGCTCTTCCTCTGTGGCGTCCATGCTGGACCGACCGATGTCCACCGACGCTTCCATAAACTACAGCAGAGGCTGGACCCTGAAGTGCACATGAACATTGTGAGTAAACACACCTCAGGTAACGTTCAGGTGACGTTTAGGTAACATTCAGGACTCTGATGTTATCAGCTGAAACTCAGAACATCCAGACTCTGTTTGTTCAGTAAAGAcacacaggtcaaaggtcagactcCAGGATCTTCACCTGGATCCTGGTTCAGACCtggaacaggaacaggaagttactgattattgattagtgtgtcagagctgctgaaaCTCCGGTCACATGTTAACGCTGCAGAGTCATTGAGGTATTTTTATCCCGCAGCTCTGACTCGCAGGAAGACTTCTCCTTTTCTGAAACATCCAGATGTTTCCAACTCATTTCTCATCCAATCAGCAGTCAGCCTCACCGACCACATTCACCTCAGTTCAGTCATTAATTTATCCCAGATAAAGGTGACGACAATTAAAGACGACAACACAATGCAGGAAGAACAACAGTAAGGGCTGCACAGGGGCAGAAAAGTTCCAgtaaatttccagaaactttccagGTCGTAACAACAGGTTAAAAACCAGAACTAAAGCAGGCAGAAAACCTGAGAGAAATATGACattaaaaggttaaaaagtaGACTGGGATCAGGCTGattctgactgaaaacaaactgtaataaCCAGGCAGTAAAGAGGCCGAACTGCAGGTTTATAACGGgaaaaaatcagacaaaacaggTTGTAAATATGGcataaacaatataaaaacattttgtccttGATGTT of Lates calcarifer isolate ASB-BC8 unplaced genomic scaffold, TLL_Latcal_v3 _unitig_1979_quiver_622, whole genome shotgun sequence contains these proteins:
- the LOC108891510 gene encoding renalase, with protein sequence MSRVLIVGAGLTGSLCACLLRRELQNKVQIVVWDKARGSGGRMSTSRPPNPSSHSADLGAQYITATPAYAQSHHSFYSELLSSGVLQPFHGLIEGLRQKDDSKNYMTPLGMCSVVKHFLSESGAELFFEHHVTGLYRRGASWEVQRKAGSSETFDAVVLTMPVPQILQLQGDVGQLLSVQQRQQLDGVVYSSRFAVALFFPPDTVFSFPWVARYVTDNPCVCYVAVDSRKRNTDAPGLGPSLVVHTSVPFGLEHLERDKEDIQPIILQELHKLLPDLPQPISIKCQKWRYSQVLTSVPDCPGQMTILDRPLLVCGGDAFSHSNFDGCVESALSVLSVLKASL